A part of Miscanthus floridulus cultivar M001 chromosome 6, ASM1932011v1, whole genome shotgun sequence genomic DNA contains:
- the LOC136458930 gene encoding pathogen-related protein-like, producing the protein MEATAAADSSGGDRYRSHLAGEGEKHTVWRHGAPPSYDAVNALFEAERTQEWPAGSLEEVVQNAIKTWEMELSHKARLSDFKSVSPGKFRLFVNGGRPRTGEETLAMGSYNALLDGPLLPSAGAYDASAETFQSSHDLFRAAFPRGFAWEVLKVYSGPPVIAFKFRHWGHKEGPYKGHAATGDKVEFHGVAVLKVDEQLRAEDVEVYYDPGELLGGLLKGPKVASSEEDSGEVVALAERLTEAAAVSETGAVPPPQACPFLNPGKPQ; encoded by the exons AtggaggcgacggcggcggccgacTCCTCCGGCGGCGACCGCTACAGGTCCCACCTGGCTGGCGAGGGCGAGAAGCACACCGTGTGGCGGCACGGCGCGCCGCCCTCGTACGACGCCGTGAACGCCCTCTTCGAGGCCGAGCGCACTCAG GAGTGGCCGGCGGGCTCACTGGAGGAGGTGGTGCAGAACGCGATCAAGACGTGGGAGATGGAGCTGTCGCACAAGGCGCGGCTGTCGGACTTCAAGTCCGTGAGCCCGGGCAAGTTCCGCCTGTTCGTGAACGGCGGGCGTCCCCGGACCGGGGAGGAGACGCTGGCCATGGGCAGCTACAACGCGCTGCTGGACGGCCCGCTCCTGCCGAGCGCGGGCGCGTACGACGCCTCCGCCGAGACGTTCCAGTCCTCGCACGACCTGTTCCGCGCCGCGTTCCCGCGCGGCTTCGCGTGGGAGGTGCTCAAGGTCTACTCCGGCCCGCCGGTCATCGCCTTCAAGTTCCGGCACTGGGGCCACAAGGAGGGACCGTACAAGGGCCACGCCGCCACCGGCGACAAGGTCGAGTTCCACGGCGTCGCCGTCCTCAAG GTGGATGAGCAGCTGCGGGCGGAGGACGTGGAGGTATACTACGACCCGGGCGAGCTTTTGGGAGGCCTTCTCAAGGGCCCCAAGGTGGCTTCCTCCGAGGAGGACAGCGGCGAGGTCGTGGCGCTCGCCGAGAGGCTCACCGAGGCCGCTGCCGTGTCGGAGACAGGTGCTGTCCCGCCGCCGCAAGCTTGCCCCTTCCTCAACCCCGGGAAGCCACAGTGA
- the LOC136460971 gene encoding putative glutamine amidotransferase GAT1_2.1 has product MRKPGGSGDEFDYPGCARAYQEFIRAVVAYQEKTVAGPHLPRGAPVPTPPKLSKEMERRRKVISRSFSLAKDMYLSSGRTNPAEQRDLEAGAEFLESNTASLSVQQEKRLKQMGATVRNASGYLNSLKVSGVREVAARALMAEMTVNQLSDLAAFRTMGKICSEVLDTKLQALHVNVNLHE; this is encoded by the exons ATGCGCAAGCCCGGCGGCTCCGGCGACGAGTTCGACTACCCCGGCTGCGCCAGGGCGTACCAGGAGTTCATCCGCGCCGTGGTCGCGTACCAGGAGAAGACGGTGGCGGGTCCGCACTTGCCTCGTGGCGCCCCCGTCCCCACGCCGCCGAAGCTGAGCAAGGAGATGGAGAGGCGGCGCAAGGTCATCTCCCGCAGCTTCTCGCTGGCCAAGGACATGTACCTCTCCAGCGGCCGCACCAACCCGGCGGAGCAGCGCGACCTCGAAGCTGGCGCCGAGTTCCTCGAG TCGAACACGGCGTCGCTGAGCGTGCAGCAGGAGAAGCGGCTGAAGCAGATGGGCGCCACGGTGCGGAACGCGTCGGGGTACCTCAATAGCCTCAAGGTGAGCGGCGTGCGCGAGGTGGCGGCGCGGGCGCTCATGGCGGAGATGACTGTCAACCAGCTCTCCGACCTCGCCGCCTTCAGGACCATGGGCAAGATCTGCTCCGAGGTGCTCGACACCAAGCTGCAGGCTTTGCATGTCAACGTGAATCTGCATGAATGA
- the LOC136458932 gene encoding uncharacterized protein isoform X2, with translation MRQDAVAAAPTAAGASPPIPLPMDAVVIDIEGAALQAEAAGLGCRICHLGPEDGEPAVPGSEVIRLGCGCKDELGAAHRQCAEAWFRIKGDRRCEICGSDAKNITGLEVKKFMEQWHGRRVELVIKKCRVDDCWVNNSRSMRYLV, from the exons ATGCGGCAagacgccgtcgccgccgcgcccaCGGCGGCAGGCGCCTCGCCGCCGATCCCCCTCCCGATGGATGCTGTGGTCATCGATATCGAGGGGGCGGCTTTGCAGGCGGAGGCCGCCGGGCTGGGGTGCCGGATCTGCCACCTCGGTCCCGAGGACGGCGAGCCGGCGGTGCCAGGTTCCGAGGTGATACGTCTAGGCTGCGGCTGCAAGGACGAGCTCGGCGCCGCGCACCGGCAATGCGCCGAGGCGTGGTTTAGGATCAAGGGCGATAG GCGCTGTGAAATATGTGGTTCAGATGCCAAAAACATTACCGGGTTGGAAGTGAAAAAATTCATGGAGCAGTGGCATGGCCGAAGAGTG GAACTCGTAATTAAAAAGTGCAGGGTCGATGACTGCTGGGTGAACAATTCCAGAAGTATGAGGTACCTAGTTTGA
- the LOC136458932 gene encoding uncharacterized protein isoform X1 has product MRQDAVAAAPTAAGASPPIPLPMDAVVIDIEGAALQAEAAGLGCRICHLGPEDGEPAVPGSEVIRLGCGCKDELGAAHRQCAEAWFRIKGDRRCEICGSDAKNITGLEVKKFMEQWHGRRVAHTQTTEERESHCCWRQQPFCNFLLASLLIVFMLPWFLRVNLF; this is encoded by the exons ATGCGGCAagacgccgtcgccgccgcgcccaCGGCGGCAGGCGCCTCGCCGCCGATCCCCCTCCCGATGGATGCTGTGGTCATCGATATCGAGGGGGCGGCTTTGCAGGCGGAGGCCGCCGGGCTGGGGTGCCGGATCTGCCACCTCGGTCCCGAGGACGGCGAGCCGGCGGTGCCAGGTTCCGAGGTGATACGTCTAGGCTGCGGCTGCAAGGACGAGCTCGGCGCCGCGCACCGGCAATGCGCCGAGGCGTGGTTTAGGATCAAGGGCGATAG GCGCTGTGAAATATGTGGTTCAGATGCCAAAAACATTACCGGGTTGGAAGTGAAAAAATTCATGGAGCAGTGGCATGGCCGAAGAGTGGCACACACCCAAACTACTGAGGAGAGAGAAAGTCATTGTTGTTGGAGACAGCAGCCCTTTTGTAATTTCTTGTTAGCAAGCTTACTGATTGTTTTCATGCTGCCCTGGTTTCTCCGAGTAAATTTGTTTTGA